One part of the Bacillus sp. FJAT-27916 genome encodes these proteins:
- a CDS encoding MerR family transcriptional regulator, translating into MYNIKAVSKLLDMPTVTIRSWETRYQAITPERTESGHRVYTEENLNDLKWLKKQIHENGLNISQAVNLLKAKKAEETTMELLPDSNDDEPNERFKKQIDELYAAVLELEADKCNRLLDLYFSQFNYHTVFSSIIVPLMYKVGAEWENGNLHVVKEHMISNIILHRSIRFFSVFETSPSLPRVMAICPQGEQHQLGLILFTLFLREKHYPVYYIGADTPLEGLAELVKEKDISILAISTSRQTDHELVEKYIDTVREVNPSVKCLVGGLGIKETKRHGSRFDIAPDDRNWEKILDLITHTPIS; encoded by the coding sequence ATGTACAATATTAAAGCTGTTTCCAAATTATTAGACATGCCGACCGTGACCATCCGCTCTTGGGAAACGCGTTATCAAGCCATCACCCCGGAACGAACGGAATCCGGGCACAGGGTGTACACCGAAGAGAACTTAAATGATTTGAAGTGGCTCAAGAAACAAATCCATGAGAACGGCTTGAATATCAGCCAGGCTGTCAACCTGCTAAAGGCAAAGAAGGCTGAAGAGACAACGATGGAGCTCTTGCCAGATTCGAATGATGATGAGCCTAACGAACGCTTCAAGAAACAAATCGATGAATTGTACGCAGCTGTGCTCGAGCTGGAAGCCGATAAGTGCAATCGCCTTCTGGACCTGTATTTCTCGCAATTCAATTACCATACCGTCTTCTCCTCCATCATCGTTCCGCTCATGTATAAGGTTGGAGCAGAATGGGAGAATGGAAACCTCCATGTCGTAAAGGAGCATATGATCAGCAACATCATTCTCCATCGTTCCATCAGGTTCTTCAGTGTGTTTGAGACATCTCCCTCCTTGCCGCGGGTGATGGCCATCTGCCCACAGGGAGAGCAGCATCAGCTTGGCTTGATTCTCTTTACGCTTTTCCTGCGCGAAAAACATTATCCTGTGTACTACATTGGGGCAGATACCCCGCTTGAAGGTCTTGCCGAACTTGTCAAGGAGAAGGATATCAGCATTCTTGCCATCTCTACCTCCCGTCAAACAGACCATGAACTTGTCGAGAAATATATAGACACAGTCCGCGAGGTTAATCCATCCGTAAAATGCCTCGTCGGCGGTCTCGGCATTAAAGAAACTAAAAGACATGGATCTAGATTTGATATCGCACCCGATGACCGGAACTGGGAGAAAATTCTAGACCTAATCACTCATACTCCCATATCCTAA
- a CDS encoding branched-chain amino acid ABC transporter permease — MEFIQQLVNGISLGSIYALIALGYTMVYGIVKLINFAHGDVFMVGAFIGFYAITILELSFLPALLLSMTACAILGVLIERIAYKPLRNATRIAALITAIGVSLFIEYGMIYIRGAQIEAYPNDVLPSSNIDILGVTVKSQSILILAVAICLMVLLQVIVHRTKIGRAMRAVSFDADAAKLMGISVNNTISATFAIGSALAGAAGVIFGVYYTRIEPLMGILPGLKAFVAAVFGGIGIIPGAMVGGLLLGMIEALVSAAGFSLWRDAAAFVVLILILLFMPQGLFGKNKKEKV; from the coding sequence ATGGAATTTATCCAGCAGCTTGTGAACGGAATATCGCTCGGAAGCATTTACGCACTGATCGCACTCGGCTATACAATGGTTTATGGAATTGTTAAATTGATTAATTTTGCCCATGGCGATGTTTTTATGGTAGGAGCCTTCATCGGATTCTATGCCATTACAATTCTTGAGCTTTCCTTCCTTCCGGCGCTTTTATTATCCATGACAGCATGCGCTATATTAGGCGTATTGATTGAACGGATTGCCTATAAGCCGCTTCGGAATGCGACCAGAATCGCAGCCCTGATAACGGCAATCGGTGTCTCTCTCTTTATTGAGTATGGAATGATCTACATTAGGGGCGCTCAGATTGAGGCGTATCCTAATGATGTATTGCCATCTTCCAATATTGATATTCTCGGAGTTACGGTTAAAAGCCAATCCATCCTTATCCTTGCCGTGGCAATCTGCCTAATGGTCTTGCTGCAAGTTATCGTTCACCGCACGAAGATTGGAAGAGCTATGCGGGCAGTATCCTTTGATGCAGATGCAGCCAAATTAATGGGCATCAGCGTTAATAATACAATATCGGCTACGTTTGCAATCGGATCAGCGTTAGCCGGAGCTGCGGGTGTAATCTTTGGTGTTTATTATACGAGAATTGAACCGTTAATGGGTATTCTTCCAGGGCTGAAGGCATTTGTCGCCGCAGTGTTTGGAGGCATTGGCATCATTCCGGGAGCAATGGTTGGAGGTCTGCTGCTCGGTATGATTGAAGCGCTTGTCAGTGCCGCAGGCTTCTCACTATGGAGAGATGCCGCAGCCTTTGTCGTGCTCATCCTGATTCTTCTATTCATGCCTCAAGGCTTGTTCGGCAAAAACAAGAAAGAAAAAGTATAG
- a CDS encoding IS1182 family transposase, whose translation MIQRQLSMNLSPYSALYDLIVPNDNILRRINELIDFSFVYDELKDHYCHDNGRNAVHPIRMFKYLLLKAIYDLSDVDIVERSRYDMSFKYFLDLSPEDDVIDPSSLTKFRKLRLKDLNLLDLLINKTVEIAIEKEIIKSHSIIVDSTHSKARYNQKTPKELLAEKSKLLRKAVYQVDEQIKNQLPAKSKTEVLEDEVSYSQKLIEVIEKNEVLQEYPKVKEKINVLKETIEDINDQLQLSKDPDARVGHKSADSSFFGYKTHLAMSEERIITAAVITTGEKNDGKQLKSLIEKSQKAGMDIQTVIGDAAYSEKGNIEYANKSEMMLVAKLNPAVTQGTRKSEDVFDFNKDAGMYVCKAGHMAIRKARQGKKGGSKNQVDTYYFDVEKCKVCPFRDGCYKEGAKTKSYSVSIKSNVHTEQIQFQESEYFKEKSKE comes from the coding sequence ATGATTCAACGTCAACTGTCTATGAACTTAAGTCCTTATTCGGCTCTTTACGATTTAATAGTTCCTAACGATAATATTCTTCGAAGAATCAATGAGCTTATTGATTTTTCCTTCGTATATGATGAACTGAAAGACCATTATTGTCATGACAATGGACGGAATGCCGTTCACCCCATCCGAATGTTTAAGTATCTATTGCTAAAAGCCATTTATGACTTATCAGATGTGGACATCGTGGAACGCTCACGGTACGATATGTCGTTCAAATATTTTTTAGACCTGTCTCCTGAGGATGATGTCATAGATCCTAGTTCTTTAACGAAATTCCGTAAGCTCCGTTTAAAAGATCTTAATCTTTTGGACTTGCTTATCAATAAAACGGTCGAAATCGCCATTGAAAAGGAAATCATTAAAAGCCATTCTATCATCGTTGATTCCACCCATTCCAAGGCTAGATATAACCAAAAGACGCCTAAAGAGCTGTTGGCAGAGAAATCAAAGCTGCTTCGAAAAGCCGTTTATCAAGTGGATGAACAGATAAAAAATCAACTGCCAGCCAAGTCCAAGACAGAGGTCTTAGAGGATGAGGTGAGCTATAGCCAAAAGCTTATCGAGGTGATTGAAAAGAATGAAGTCCTACAAGAGTATCCTAAAGTCAAGGAAAAAATAAATGTACTGAAGGAAACCATTGAGGATATAAATGACCAGCTCCAATTATCCAAGGATCCAGACGCACGAGTTGGGCATAAATCAGCTGACTCTTCCTTTTTCGGTTACAAAACACATCTTGCCATGAGCGAAGAACGTATTATTACGGCCGCCGTTATTACAACTGGCGAAAAGAACGATGGAAAGCAATTGAAATCGCTGATTGAGAAGAGTCAAAAAGCCGGCATGGACATTCAAACCGTCATTGGTGATGCCGCCTATTCTGAAAAGGGAAATATCGAGTATGCGAATAAAAGTGAAATGATGCTTGTGGCTAAGTTAAATCCAGCGGTAACGCAAGGGACGCGTAAAAGCGAAGATGTTTTTGATTTTAATAAAGACGCTGGAATGTATGTCTGTAAAGCTGGTCATATGGCCATACGAAAGGCTCGGCAAGGAAAAAAAGGGGGCAGCAAAAATCAAGTTGATACCTATTATTTTGATGTGGAAAAATGTAAAGTCTGTCCTTTTAGAGACGGGTGCTATAAGGAAGGAGCCAAAACCAAGAGTTATTCCGTAAGCATCAAATCAAATGTACACACGGAACAGATACAATTCCAAGAAAGTGAGTATTTTAAAGAGAAATCGAAAGAA
- a CDS encoding ABC transporter permease: MFNLAQRNFRLFFRDKSTVFFSLLAVFIIIGLYVLFLGDTIASDMKDIKDARFLMDSWIMGGLLAVTSVTTTMGAFGTMVEDRAKGTAKDFYASPLKRYQIAGGYVISSFMVGIIMCVITFILAEIYIVANGGELLPMLSIVKVLGLILLSVLSSSAMVFFLVSFFTSINAFATGSTVIGTLIGFLTGIYIPIGNLPDAVQLVVKIFPVTHAGVLFRQVFMDAPLQTAFGDLPAKAGETFKEELGVVLTFGDHTLQASTHILVLLGVTLLFFALAVWNISRKKS, encoded by the coding sequence ATGTTTAACCTGGCCCAGCGTAACTTTAGATTGTTCTTCCGGGATAAAAGCACCGTCTTCTTCTCCCTGTTAGCCGTCTTTATCATCATTGGTCTATACGTCCTCTTCTTAGGGGATACGATTGCAAGTGATATGAAAGATATAAAGGATGCCCGTTTCTTAATGGACAGCTGGATTATGGGAGGACTACTCGCTGTCACCTCCGTCACGACGACAATGGGCGCATTTGGTACGATGGTAGAAGACCGGGCAAAAGGAACCGCAAAGGATTTCTATGCCTCTCCTTTAAAGAGATATCAAATTGCGGGCGGCTATGTTATTAGCTCCTTCATGGTCGGAATCATCATGTGCGTGATTACCTTCATCCTTGCCGAGATCTATATCGTTGCCAATGGCGGGGAGCTGCTGCCCATGCTTAGCATTGTGAAGGTATTAGGACTCATTCTGCTGTCCGTTCTTTCGTCCAGCGCAATGGTCTTCTTTCTTGTCAGCTTCTTTACAAGCATTAACGCCTTTGCTACAGGCAGCACAGTTATCGGCACATTAATCGGCTTTCTTACCGGAATCTATATCCCGATAGGGAATCTTCCTGATGCCGTTCAGCTTGTCGTGAAGATATTCCCTGTTACCCATGCAGGCGTTCTATTCCGGCAGGTATTCATGGACGCACCGCTACAGACAGCCTTTGGTGATTTGCCGGCAAAGGCCGGAGAAACCTTTAAAGAAGAATTGGGTGTCGTGCTGACATTCGGAGACCATACCCTCCAAGCAAGCACTCATATTCTTGTCTTGTTAGGGGTTACACTGCTGTTCTTTGCGCTGGCTGTTTGGAATATTTCCCGCAAAAAATCGTAA
- a CDS encoding ABC transporter ATP-binding protein, with protein MDKIIEVQGLTKTFGDLQAVKGIDFYIESGKLFAFLGPNGAGKSTTIDMICTLLKPDSGEAVINGCRLGTEDQNIRESIGVVFQESLLDPLLTVRENLLSRARFYRIPKKELKERVEKAAISADVMDFIDRPYGKLSGGQRRRADIARALVNTPKILFLDEPTTGLDPQTRRSVWETIARLQKESGLTVFLTTHYMEEAASADYIMIIDNGRIVAKGTPFELRNTYSSDTLKIEPTDRSSLISLLNEHDISYTEKNELLTIKLSGTKEALSILKLTEPLINRFEVQHGTMDDVFINITGKEIRADV; from the coding sequence ATGGATAAAATTATAGAAGTGCAAGGCCTCACGAAAACTTTTGGAGACCTTCAGGCGGTTAAGGGCATTGATTTTTATATAGAGAGCGGAAAACTGTTCGCTTTCCTTGGACCGAACGGAGCCGGCAAGAGTACGACCATCGATATGATTTGCACTCTTCTGAAGCCTGATTCAGGAGAGGCCGTTATTAACGGCTGCCGCCTGGGCACAGAGGATCAGAACATTCGTGAGTCAATCGGGGTTGTTTTCCAGGAGAGCCTGCTCGACCCGCTTCTCACCGTCCGAGAGAACTTACTATCACGAGCAAGATTTTACAGAATTCCGAAGAAAGAGCTGAAGGAACGCGTAGAAAAAGCAGCCATTTCTGCTGATGTCATGGATTTCATCGACCGCCCGTACGGCAAATTATCCGGCGGTCAAAGACGCCGGGCAGATATTGCCCGCGCACTTGTCAACACACCGAAGATTCTTTTTCTAGATGAGCCAACGACAGGGCTTGACCCGCAGACAAGGCGCAGTGTGTGGGAAACCATTGCACGTCTGCAAAAAGAAAGCGGGCTGACTGTCTTTCTGACAACCCATTATATGGAGGAGGCTGCTTCAGCCGACTATATCATGATTATTGATAATGGACGCATTGTGGCAAAGGGCACCCCATTTGAACTGCGTAATACATATAGCTCTGATACGTTGAAAATTGAACCGACAGACCGCTCAAGCCTGATTAGTCTGCTTAATGAACATGATATTTCTTATACAGAAAAAAATGAGCTGCTTACCATTAAGCTTTCTGGTACAAAGGAAGCCTTGTCCATTCTTAAACTTACAGAGCCATTGATCAATCGCTTTGAGGTGCAGCACGGTACGATGGATGATGTGTTCATTAACATTACAGGAAAGGAGATACGAGCTGATGTTTAA
- a CDS encoding ABC transporter substrate-binding protein, producing the protein MKRKKASGIILSLSLAMGVLAGCGGEEAGGTGEGTIKIGANLEMSGGAASYGQSIMEGMELAIEEINKDGINGKKLEIEKYDNKSDAAEATTGALKLVTQEKVDVIVGAATSTNTLAQVDIANDQKVPLITPTGTNETITVKDGKVNDYVFRTCFIDPFQGTVAANFAKEQFKAETAAVYIDSSSDYSKGLAAAFKEAFTAGGGKIVAEEAFVQKDTDFQSTLTRIKKANPDFVFVPAFYEEVGLILKQGREIGLDVPFMGGDGWDSPKLLEIAGEKSLENTFITNHYSAGDPAKNIQEFVSAFKKKYKDKSPDAFAALGYDTAYFIADAVKRAGDDPAPEKIKEALAETDGLDLVSGKLTIDKNHNPIKAAAILKYENGKQVFETNIEP; encoded by the coding sequence GTGAAAAGAAAAAAGGCGTCAGGTATTATTCTGTCTTTATCATTGGCAATGGGAGTCTTGGCTGGATGCGGAGGAGAGGAAGCAGGAGGAACAGGTGAGGGAACAATCAAAATAGGAGCCAATCTTGAGATGTCAGGAGGAGCTGCCTCCTATGGTCAGTCCATCATGGAAGGGATGGAGCTGGCGATTGAGGAAATCAATAAGGATGGCATTAATGGCAAAAAGCTTGAGATTGAGAAATATGACAATAAATCAGATGCTGCCGAAGCCACAACCGGTGCTTTGAAGCTTGTGACACAGGAAAAGGTAGATGTTATCGTCGGAGCGGCAACAAGCACGAATACGCTGGCACAGGTCGATATCGCCAATGATCAAAAGGTCCCCCTTATTACCCCGACCGGAACAAATGAAACGATTACGGTCAAGGATGGGAAAGTAAATGATTATGTGTTCCGGACATGCTTTATCGATCCTTTCCAAGGAACCGTTGCAGCAAACTTTGCCAAGGAGCAGTTTAAGGCCGAGACCGCTGCCGTTTATATTGATAGCTCCAGCGATTATTCGAAAGGGCTCGCCGCTGCATTTAAGGAGGCCTTTACAGCCGGCGGAGGAAAGATTGTTGCAGAGGAGGCCTTTGTTCAAAAGGATACAGATTTTCAATCGACTTTAACGCGTATCAAGAAGGCTAATCCTGATTTTGTGTTTGTTCCGGCTTTTTATGAAGAGGTTGGGTTGATTTTAAAGCAGGGGCGTGAAATTGGTCTTGATGTGCCATTCATGGGAGGAGACGGCTGGGATTCTCCAAAGCTGCTGGAAATAGCCGGTGAAAAATCACTAGAGAATACATTTATCACAAACCACTACTCTGCAGGAGACCCCGCTAAGAATATTCAAGAATTCGTCAGCGCCTTTAAAAAGAAATACAAGGATAAATCCCCAGATGCCTTTGCAGCCCTTGGTTATGATACGGCTTATTTTATCGCAGATGCGGTAAAAAGAGCGGGCGATGACCCTGCCCCTGAAAAGATTAAAGAAGCGCTTGCTGAAACAGATGGACTTGACCTTGTCTCTGGCAAACTGACCATTGATAAAAACCATAATCCAATTAAGGCTGCTGCCATCTTGAAATATGAAAATGGAAAGCAGGTCTTTGAAACCAATATTGAACCATAA